Proteins from one Cervus canadensis isolate Bull #8, Minnesota chromosome 25, ASM1932006v1, whole genome shotgun sequence genomic window:
- the DGKA gene encoding diacylglycerol kinase alpha isoform X3 yields MQDSTKKVSDVLKLFEDGEMAEYLQGDAIGYEGFQQFLKIYLEVDNVPDHLSQALFQSFQTGYYIEDTVREDVVCLSDVSCYFSLLEGGRPEDKLEFTFKLYDTDRNGILDSSEVDRIIIQMMRMAEYLDWDVSELRPILQQMMKEIDYDGSGSVSLAEWLRAGATTVPLLVLLGLEMTLKDNGQHMWRPKRFPRPVYCNLCESSIGLGKQGLSCNLCKYVVHDRCAMKALPCEVSTYAKSRKDIGVQSHVWVRGGCESGRCDRCQKKIRIYHSLVGLHCVWCHLEIHDDCLPAMGHECDCGLLRDHILPPSSIYPSVLASGQERKTSKISQKTVDDLSLSTSEALRIDPVSNTHPLLVFVNPKSGGKQGERVLWKFQYLLNPRQVFNLLKDGPEPGLRFFRDVPDYRILVCGGDGTVGWILESIDKANLPFVPPVAVLPLGTGNDLARCLRWGGGYEGQNLGKILKDLETSKVVHMDRWSVEVIPQQTEEKSDPVPFQIINNYFSIGVDASIAHRFHIMREKYPEKFNSRMKNKLWYFEFATSESIFSTCKKLEESLTVEICGKPLDLSSLSLEGIAVLNIPSTHGGSNLWGDTKRPHGDVHGINQALGATAKVITDPDILKTCVPDLSDKRLEVVGLEGAIEIGQIYTKLKNAGHRLAKCSEITFHTTKTLPMQIDGEPWMQTPCTIKITHRNQMPMLVGPPPRSSNFFGFLC; encoded by the exons ACTCCACCAAAAAGGTCAGTGATGTCCTGAAGCTCTTTGAGGATGGTGAAATGGCTGAATATCTCCAAGGAGAT GCCATTGGATACGAGGGGTTCCAGCAATTCCTGAAAATCTACCTGGAAGTGGATAATGTTCCAGATCACCTAAGCCAGGCACTGTTTCAGTCCTTCCAGACTGGCTACTACATAGAAGACACTGTAAGAGAAG ATGTGGTGTGTCTCAGTGATGTCTCCTGCTACTTTTCTCTTCTGGAGGGTGGCCGGCCGGAAGACAAGCTAGAGT TCACCTTCAAGCTATATGACACGGACCGAAACGGGATCCTGGACAGCTCA GAAGTGGACAGAATCATCATACAGATGATGCGAATGGCGGAATACCTGGATTGGGATGTGTCTGAGCTGAGGCCG ATTCTTCAACAGATGATGAAAGAGATTGACTATGACGGCAGCGGCTCTGTCTCCCTGGCTGAGTGGCTGCGGGCCGGGGCCACCACTGTGCCCCTGCTCGTGCTGCTGGGCCTGGAGATG ACCCTGAAGGACAACGGGCAGCACATGTGGAGACCCAAGAGATTCCCGCGACCAGTCTATTGCAACCTCTGCGAGTCGAGCATCGGTCTAGGCAAACAGGGGCTGAGCTGCAACC TCTGTAAATACGTCGTTCACGACCGCTGCGCCATGAAGGCCCTGCCCTGTGAAGTCAGCACGTACGCCAAGTCTCGGAAGGACATTGGG GTGCAGTCACACGTGTGGGTGCGAGGAGGCTGTGAATCCGGCCGCTGCGACCGCTGTCAGAAGAAGATCCGGATCTACCACAGTCTGGTTGGGCTGCATTGCGTGTGGTGCCACCTAGAG ATCCATGATGACTGCCTTCCAGCCATGGGCCATGAGTGTGACTGTGGGCTGCTCCGAGATCACATCCTGCCTCCGTCTTCCATCTACCCCAGCGTCCTG GCCTCTGGACAGGAGCGTAAAACTAGCAAAATAAGCCAGAAGACTGTGGATGATTTAAGTTTGAGCACTTCTGAGGCTCTGCGG ATTGATCCCGTTTCTAACACCCACCCACTTCTGGTCTTTGTGAACCCCAAGAGTGGCGGGAAGCAAGGCGAGAG GGTGCTTTGGAAATTCCAGTATCTGCTGAACCCTCGACAGGTGTTCAACCTCCTAAAGGATGGTCCTGAGCCAGG ACTCAGATTCTTCAGAGATGTTCCTGATTACAGGATTTTGGTGTGCGGCGGGGATGGCACAGTAGGCTGGATTCTAGAGTCCATTG acAAAGCCAACTTGCCTTTTGTGCCTCCTGTTGCCGTGTTGCCCCTGGGCACTGGAAATGATCTGGCTCGTTGCCTAAGGTGGGGAGGAG GGTATGAGGGACAGAATCTGGGGAAGATCCTCAAGGATTTAGAGACGAGTAAGGTGGTACATATGGATCGATGGTCTGTGGAGGTGATACCCCAGCAAACTGAAGAAAAGAGTGACCCAGTCCCCTTTCAAATCATCAATAACTACTTCTCCATCGGTGTG GATGCCTCTATTGCTCACCGATTCCACATCATGCGAGAGAAGTATCCTGAGAAGTTCAACAGCAG AATGAAGAACAAGCTATGGTACTTCGAATTTGCCACTTCTGAATCCATCTTCTCAACGTGCAAAAAGCTGGAGGAATCTTTGACCGTTGAG ATCTGTGGGAAACCACTGGACCTGAGCAGCCTGTCCCTAGAAGGCATCGCAGTGCTGAACATCCCAAGCACACACGGTGGTTCCAATCTCTGGGGTGACACCAAGAGGCCACACGGCGACGTCCACGGGATCAACCAGGCCTTGGGTGCTACTGCCAAAGTCATCACCGACCCCGACATCCTGAAGACCTGCGTGCCGG ACCTAAGTGACAAGCGGCTGGAAGTAGTGGGGCTGGAGGGTGCAATTGAGATAGGCCAGATCTATACCAAGCTCAAGAATGCTGGACATCGGCTGGCCAAGTGCTCTGAGATCACCTTCCA CACCACAAAAACCCTCCCCATGCAAATTGACGGAGAACCCTGGATGCAGACACCTTGTACA ATCAAGATCACTCACAGGAACCAGATGCCCATGCTCGTGGGCCCACCTCCTCGCTCCTCCAATTTCTTTGGCTTCTTGTGCTGA
- the DGKA gene encoding diacylglycerol kinase alpha isoform X1 yields MGSWPGRRAAISNYPWKQSSKPRKYHNQAAFVFILKKRKMAKERGLISPSDFAQLQKYMEYSTKKVSDVLKLFEDGEMAEYLQGDAIGYEGFQQFLKIYLEVDNVPDHLSQALFQSFQTGYYIEDTVREDVVCLSDVSCYFSLLEGGRPEDKLEFTFKLYDTDRNGILDSSEVDRIIIQMMRMAEYLDWDVSELRPILQQMMKEIDYDGSGSVSLAEWLRAGATTVPLLVLLGLEMTLKDNGQHMWRPKRFPRPVYCNLCESSIGLGKQGLSCNLCKYVVHDRCAMKALPCEVSTYAKSRKDIGVQSHVWVRGGCESGRCDRCQKKIRIYHSLVGLHCVWCHLEIHDDCLPAMGHECDCGLLRDHILPPSSIYPSVLASGQERKTSKISQKTVDDLSLSTSEALRIDPVSNTHPLLVFVNPKSGGKQGERVLWKFQYLLNPRQVFNLLKDGPEPGLRFFRDVPDYRILVCGGDGTVGWILESIDKANLPFVPPVAVLPLGTGNDLARCLRWGGGYEGQNLGKILKDLETSKVVHMDRWSVEVIPQQTEEKSDPVPFQIINNYFSIGVDASIAHRFHIMREKYPEKFNSRMKNKLWYFEFATSESIFSTCKKLEESLTVEICGKPLDLSSLSLEGIAVLNIPSTHGGSNLWGDTKRPHGDVHGINQALGATAKVITDPDILKTCVPDLSDKRLEVVGLEGAIEIGQIYTKLKNAGHRLAKCSEITFHTTKTLPMQIDGEPWMQTPCTIKITHRNQMPMLVGPPPRSSNFFGFLC; encoded by the exons ATGGGGTCGTGGCCCGGGAGGCGTGCGGCCATCTCA AACTACCCTTGGAAGCAAAGTTCTAAGCCCCGCAAGTACCACAACCAAGCTGCCTTTGTGTtcatccttaaaaaaagaaagatggccAAGGAGAGGGGCCTAATAAGCCCCAGTGATTTTGCCCAGCTGCAGAAATACATGGAGT ACTCCACCAAAAAGGTCAGTGATGTCCTGAAGCTCTTTGAGGATGGTGAAATGGCTGAATATCTCCAAGGAGAT GCCATTGGATACGAGGGGTTCCAGCAATTCCTGAAAATCTACCTGGAAGTGGATAATGTTCCAGATCACCTAAGCCAGGCACTGTTTCAGTCCTTCCAGACTGGCTACTACATAGAAGACACTGTAAGAGAAG ATGTGGTGTGTCTCAGTGATGTCTCCTGCTACTTTTCTCTTCTGGAGGGTGGCCGGCCGGAAGACAAGCTAGAGT TCACCTTCAAGCTATATGACACGGACCGAAACGGGATCCTGGACAGCTCA GAAGTGGACAGAATCATCATACAGATGATGCGAATGGCGGAATACCTGGATTGGGATGTGTCTGAGCTGAGGCCG ATTCTTCAACAGATGATGAAAGAGATTGACTATGACGGCAGCGGCTCTGTCTCCCTGGCTGAGTGGCTGCGGGCCGGGGCCACCACTGTGCCCCTGCTCGTGCTGCTGGGCCTGGAGATG ACCCTGAAGGACAACGGGCAGCACATGTGGAGACCCAAGAGATTCCCGCGACCAGTCTATTGCAACCTCTGCGAGTCGAGCATCGGTCTAGGCAAACAGGGGCTGAGCTGCAACC TCTGTAAATACGTCGTTCACGACCGCTGCGCCATGAAGGCCCTGCCCTGTGAAGTCAGCACGTACGCCAAGTCTCGGAAGGACATTGGG GTGCAGTCACACGTGTGGGTGCGAGGAGGCTGTGAATCCGGCCGCTGCGACCGCTGTCAGAAGAAGATCCGGATCTACCACAGTCTGGTTGGGCTGCATTGCGTGTGGTGCCACCTAGAG ATCCATGATGACTGCCTTCCAGCCATGGGCCATGAGTGTGACTGTGGGCTGCTCCGAGATCACATCCTGCCTCCGTCTTCCATCTACCCCAGCGTCCTG GCCTCTGGACAGGAGCGTAAAACTAGCAAAATAAGCCAGAAGACTGTGGATGATTTAAGTTTGAGCACTTCTGAGGCTCTGCGG ATTGATCCCGTTTCTAACACCCACCCACTTCTGGTCTTTGTGAACCCCAAGAGTGGCGGGAAGCAAGGCGAGAG GGTGCTTTGGAAATTCCAGTATCTGCTGAACCCTCGACAGGTGTTCAACCTCCTAAAGGATGGTCCTGAGCCAGG ACTCAGATTCTTCAGAGATGTTCCTGATTACAGGATTTTGGTGTGCGGCGGGGATGGCACAGTAGGCTGGATTCTAGAGTCCATTG acAAAGCCAACTTGCCTTTTGTGCCTCCTGTTGCCGTGTTGCCCCTGGGCACTGGAAATGATCTGGCTCGTTGCCTAAGGTGGGGAGGAG GGTATGAGGGACAGAATCTGGGGAAGATCCTCAAGGATTTAGAGACGAGTAAGGTGGTACATATGGATCGATGGTCTGTGGAGGTGATACCCCAGCAAACTGAAGAAAAGAGTGACCCAGTCCCCTTTCAAATCATCAATAACTACTTCTCCATCGGTGTG GATGCCTCTATTGCTCACCGATTCCACATCATGCGAGAGAAGTATCCTGAGAAGTTCAACAGCAG AATGAAGAACAAGCTATGGTACTTCGAATTTGCCACTTCTGAATCCATCTTCTCAACGTGCAAAAAGCTGGAGGAATCTTTGACCGTTGAG ATCTGTGGGAAACCACTGGACCTGAGCAGCCTGTCCCTAGAAGGCATCGCAGTGCTGAACATCCCAAGCACACACGGTGGTTCCAATCTCTGGGGTGACACCAAGAGGCCACACGGCGACGTCCACGGGATCAACCAGGCCTTGGGTGCTACTGCCAAAGTCATCACCGACCCCGACATCCTGAAGACCTGCGTGCCGG ACCTAAGTGACAAGCGGCTGGAAGTAGTGGGGCTGGAGGGTGCAATTGAGATAGGCCAGATCTATACCAAGCTCAAGAATGCTGGACATCGGCTGGCCAAGTGCTCTGAGATCACCTTCCA CACCACAAAAACCCTCCCCATGCAAATTGACGGAGAACCCTGGATGCAGACACCTTGTACA ATCAAGATCACTCACAGGAACCAGATGCCCATGCTCGTGGGCCCACCTCCTCGCTCCTCCAATTTCTTTGGCTTCTTGTGCTGA
- the DGKA gene encoding diacylglycerol kinase alpha isoform X2, producing the protein MAKERGLISPSDFAQLQKYMEYSTKKVSDVLKLFEDGEMAEYLQGDAIGYEGFQQFLKIYLEVDNVPDHLSQALFQSFQTGYYIEDTVREDVVCLSDVSCYFSLLEGGRPEDKLEFTFKLYDTDRNGILDSSEVDRIIIQMMRMAEYLDWDVSELRPILQQMMKEIDYDGSGSVSLAEWLRAGATTVPLLVLLGLEMTLKDNGQHMWRPKRFPRPVYCNLCESSIGLGKQGLSCNLCKYVVHDRCAMKALPCEVSTYAKSRKDIGVQSHVWVRGGCESGRCDRCQKKIRIYHSLVGLHCVWCHLEIHDDCLPAMGHECDCGLLRDHILPPSSIYPSVLASGQERKTSKISQKTVDDLSLSTSEALRIDPVSNTHPLLVFVNPKSGGKQGERVLWKFQYLLNPRQVFNLLKDGPEPGLRFFRDVPDYRILVCGGDGTVGWILESIDKANLPFVPPVAVLPLGTGNDLARCLRWGGGYEGQNLGKILKDLETSKVVHMDRWSVEVIPQQTEEKSDPVPFQIINNYFSIGVDASIAHRFHIMREKYPEKFNSRMKNKLWYFEFATSESIFSTCKKLEESLTVEICGKPLDLSSLSLEGIAVLNIPSTHGGSNLWGDTKRPHGDVHGINQALGATAKVITDPDILKTCVPDLSDKRLEVVGLEGAIEIGQIYTKLKNAGHRLAKCSEITFHTTKTLPMQIDGEPWMQTPCTIKITHRNQMPMLVGPPPRSSNFFGFLC; encoded by the exons atggccAAGGAGAGGGGCCTAATAAGCCCCAGTGATTTTGCCCAGCTGCAGAAATACATGGAGT ACTCCACCAAAAAGGTCAGTGATGTCCTGAAGCTCTTTGAGGATGGTGAAATGGCTGAATATCTCCAAGGAGAT GCCATTGGATACGAGGGGTTCCAGCAATTCCTGAAAATCTACCTGGAAGTGGATAATGTTCCAGATCACCTAAGCCAGGCACTGTTTCAGTCCTTCCAGACTGGCTACTACATAGAAGACACTGTAAGAGAAG ATGTGGTGTGTCTCAGTGATGTCTCCTGCTACTTTTCTCTTCTGGAGGGTGGCCGGCCGGAAGACAAGCTAGAGT TCACCTTCAAGCTATATGACACGGACCGAAACGGGATCCTGGACAGCTCA GAAGTGGACAGAATCATCATACAGATGATGCGAATGGCGGAATACCTGGATTGGGATGTGTCTGAGCTGAGGCCG ATTCTTCAACAGATGATGAAAGAGATTGACTATGACGGCAGCGGCTCTGTCTCCCTGGCTGAGTGGCTGCGGGCCGGGGCCACCACTGTGCCCCTGCTCGTGCTGCTGGGCCTGGAGATG ACCCTGAAGGACAACGGGCAGCACATGTGGAGACCCAAGAGATTCCCGCGACCAGTCTATTGCAACCTCTGCGAGTCGAGCATCGGTCTAGGCAAACAGGGGCTGAGCTGCAACC TCTGTAAATACGTCGTTCACGACCGCTGCGCCATGAAGGCCCTGCCCTGTGAAGTCAGCACGTACGCCAAGTCTCGGAAGGACATTGGG GTGCAGTCACACGTGTGGGTGCGAGGAGGCTGTGAATCCGGCCGCTGCGACCGCTGTCAGAAGAAGATCCGGATCTACCACAGTCTGGTTGGGCTGCATTGCGTGTGGTGCCACCTAGAG ATCCATGATGACTGCCTTCCAGCCATGGGCCATGAGTGTGACTGTGGGCTGCTCCGAGATCACATCCTGCCTCCGTCTTCCATCTACCCCAGCGTCCTG GCCTCTGGACAGGAGCGTAAAACTAGCAAAATAAGCCAGAAGACTGTGGATGATTTAAGTTTGAGCACTTCTGAGGCTCTGCGG ATTGATCCCGTTTCTAACACCCACCCACTTCTGGTCTTTGTGAACCCCAAGAGTGGCGGGAAGCAAGGCGAGAG GGTGCTTTGGAAATTCCAGTATCTGCTGAACCCTCGACAGGTGTTCAACCTCCTAAAGGATGGTCCTGAGCCAGG ACTCAGATTCTTCAGAGATGTTCCTGATTACAGGATTTTGGTGTGCGGCGGGGATGGCACAGTAGGCTGGATTCTAGAGTCCATTG acAAAGCCAACTTGCCTTTTGTGCCTCCTGTTGCCGTGTTGCCCCTGGGCACTGGAAATGATCTGGCTCGTTGCCTAAGGTGGGGAGGAG GGTATGAGGGACAGAATCTGGGGAAGATCCTCAAGGATTTAGAGACGAGTAAGGTGGTACATATGGATCGATGGTCTGTGGAGGTGATACCCCAGCAAACTGAAGAAAAGAGTGACCCAGTCCCCTTTCAAATCATCAATAACTACTTCTCCATCGGTGTG GATGCCTCTATTGCTCACCGATTCCACATCATGCGAGAGAAGTATCCTGAGAAGTTCAACAGCAG AATGAAGAACAAGCTATGGTACTTCGAATTTGCCACTTCTGAATCCATCTTCTCAACGTGCAAAAAGCTGGAGGAATCTTTGACCGTTGAG ATCTGTGGGAAACCACTGGACCTGAGCAGCCTGTCCCTAGAAGGCATCGCAGTGCTGAACATCCCAAGCACACACGGTGGTTCCAATCTCTGGGGTGACACCAAGAGGCCACACGGCGACGTCCACGGGATCAACCAGGCCTTGGGTGCTACTGCCAAAGTCATCACCGACCCCGACATCCTGAAGACCTGCGTGCCGG ACCTAAGTGACAAGCGGCTGGAAGTAGTGGGGCTGGAGGGTGCAATTGAGATAGGCCAGATCTATACCAAGCTCAAGAATGCTGGACATCGGCTGGCCAAGTGCTCTGAGATCACCTTCCA CACCACAAAAACCCTCCCCATGCAAATTGACGGAGAACCCTGGATGCAGACACCTTGTACA ATCAAGATCACTCACAGGAACCAGATGCCCATGCTCGTGGGCCCACCTCCTCGCTCCTCCAATTTCTTTGGCTTCTTGTGCTGA
- the DGKA gene encoding diacylglycerol kinase alpha isoform X4, producing MMRMAEYLDWDVSELRPILQQMMKEIDYDGSGSVSLAEWLRAGATTVPLLVLLGLEMTLKDNGQHMWRPKRFPRPVYCNLCESSIGLGKQGLSCNLCKYVVHDRCAMKALPCEVSTYAKSRKDIGVQSHVWVRGGCESGRCDRCQKKIRIYHSLVGLHCVWCHLEIHDDCLPAMGHECDCGLLRDHILPPSSIYPSVLASGQERKTSKISQKTVDDLSLSTSEALRIDPVSNTHPLLVFVNPKSGGKQGERVLWKFQYLLNPRQVFNLLKDGPEPGLRFFRDVPDYRILVCGGDGTVGWILESIDKANLPFVPPVAVLPLGTGNDLARCLRWGGGYEGQNLGKILKDLETSKVVHMDRWSVEVIPQQTEEKSDPVPFQIINNYFSIGVDASIAHRFHIMREKYPEKFNSRMKNKLWYFEFATSESIFSTCKKLEESLTVEICGKPLDLSSLSLEGIAVLNIPSTHGGSNLWGDTKRPHGDVHGINQALGATAKVITDPDILKTCVPDLSDKRLEVVGLEGAIEIGQIYTKLKNAGHRLAKCSEITFHTTKTLPMQIDGEPWMQTPCTIKITHRNQMPMLVGPPPRSSNFFGFLC from the exons ATGATGCGAATGGCGGAATACCTGGATTGGGATGTGTCTGAGCTGAGGCCG ATTCTTCAACAGATGATGAAAGAGATTGACTATGACGGCAGCGGCTCTGTCTCCCTGGCTGAGTGGCTGCGGGCCGGGGCCACCACTGTGCCCCTGCTCGTGCTGCTGGGCCTGGAGATG ACCCTGAAGGACAACGGGCAGCACATGTGGAGACCCAAGAGATTCCCGCGACCAGTCTATTGCAACCTCTGCGAGTCGAGCATCGGTCTAGGCAAACAGGGGCTGAGCTGCAACC TCTGTAAATACGTCGTTCACGACCGCTGCGCCATGAAGGCCCTGCCCTGTGAAGTCAGCACGTACGCCAAGTCTCGGAAGGACATTGGG GTGCAGTCACACGTGTGGGTGCGAGGAGGCTGTGAATCCGGCCGCTGCGACCGCTGTCAGAAGAAGATCCGGATCTACCACAGTCTGGTTGGGCTGCATTGCGTGTGGTGCCACCTAGAG ATCCATGATGACTGCCTTCCAGCCATGGGCCATGAGTGTGACTGTGGGCTGCTCCGAGATCACATCCTGCCTCCGTCTTCCATCTACCCCAGCGTCCTG GCCTCTGGACAGGAGCGTAAAACTAGCAAAATAAGCCAGAAGACTGTGGATGATTTAAGTTTGAGCACTTCTGAGGCTCTGCGG ATTGATCCCGTTTCTAACACCCACCCACTTCTGGTCTTTGTGAACCCCAAGAGTGGCGGGAAGCAAGGCGAGAG GGTGCTTTGGAAATTCCAGTATCTGCTGAACCCTCGACAGGTGTTCAACCTCCTAAAGGATGGTCCTGAGCCAGG ACTCAGATTCTTCAGAGATGTTCCTGATTACAGGATTTTGGTGTGCGGCGGGGATGGCACAGTAGGCTGGATTCTAGAGTCCATTG acAAAGCCAACTTGCCTTTTGTGCCTCCTGTTGCCGTGTTGCCCCTGGGCACTGGAAATGATCTGGCTCGTTGCCTAAGGTGGGGAGGAG GGTATGAGGGACAGAATCTGGGGAAGATCCTCAAGGATTTAGAGACGAGTAAGGTGGTACATATGGATCGATGGTCTGTGGAGGTGATACCCCAGCAAACTGAAGAAAAGAGTGACCCAGTCCCCTTTCAAATCATCAATAACTACTTCTCCATCGGTGTG GATGCCTCTATTGCTCACCGATTCCACATCATGCGAGAGAAGTATCCTGAGAAGTTCAACAGCAG AATGAAGAACAAGCTATGGTACTTCGAATTTGCCACTTCTGAATCCATCTTCTCAACGTGCAAAAAGCTGGAGGAATCTTTGACCGTTGAG ATCTGTGGGAAACCACTGGACCTGAGCAGCCTGTCCCTAGAAGGCATCGCAGTGCTGAACATCCCAAGCACACACGGTGGTTCCAATCTCTGGGGTGACACCAAGAGGCCACACGGCGACGTCCACGGGATCAACCAGGCCTTGGGTGCTACTGCCAAAGTCATCACCGACCCCGACATCCTGAAGACCTGCGTGCCGG ACCTAAGTGACAAGCGGCTGGAAGTAGTGGGGCTGGAGGGTGCAATTGAGATAGGCCAGATCTATACCAAGCTCAAGAATGCTGGACATCGGCTGGCCAAGTGCTCTGAGATCACCTTCCA CACCACAAAAACCCTCCCCATGCAAATTGACGGAGAACCCTGGATGCAGACACCTTGTACA ATCAAGATCACTCACAGGAACCAGATGCCCATGCTCGTGGGCCCACCTCCTCGCTCCTCCAATTTCTTTGGCTTCTTGTGCTGA